A section of the Leucoraja erinacea ecotype New England chromosome 31, Leri_hhj_1, whole genome shotgun sequence genome encodes:
- the LOC129712094 gene encoding serine/threonine kinase-like domain-containing protein STKLD1, producing the protein MDNYEFLRLVSKGTYGILQTMRNVNEGKTVAVKMIECMDEGMANRALREAMLLLDLHHPSICKYREMFVAWNKEEAAVSVCMVMDYAPVGDLALVIREKRLKSQKIREMIIKNFLGQMVDVLVYIHSKNMIHGNLKPTNILLMDDLSFAISDFTIPTFVKDEVKFKIRMKDREKTWMAPEVLISNVNTKSDIWSVGCILLEMLVCSKMSESEFQQLVGIARINSNNLTPFLEEFETKLKYTKNLCSLVQIMMEHNYMKRVSALEMVEMQYVRESLVICNSPLSGRKKSPTGVMKIPYGEDIDVLLAYMESEINAEEVQKAALKYIVYLLYDPEVHMASARIIPVLITLLNVHPKCLEIQAQVCQIFLKFAIKATELSVEDSILYSEPVVNVVLSLMESQRKSLELQMLICKLLMVLSGSESTGKLIGRAKGVQSILITLRMYIDSSHICIPCCGAIWSLVTNKMNARTAQMEGALETVWQVLVNHLQNGDVVETACLALWTLSLEETLSDAQFEDITLLLIAAFELHKRKENSVRNICLCLSSLIRLSELVAFRILVPDMQYDGLKVLVQSYYFHQNDSEVVQTICMVFQDMAQYEDVLPCLLSENIDKLLNEIKIKFASNEVSGIH; encoded by the exons ATGGACAACTATGAG TTTCTGAGACTAGTTTCAAAAGGCACCTATGGAATTCTACAAACGATGAGAAATGTGAATGAAGGCAAGACAGTTGCTGTAAAGATG ATTGAATGCATGGACGAGGGAATGGCCAACAGAGCTCTGAGGGAA GCCATGCTCCTGTTGGATTTGCACCATCCAAGTATTTGTAAATACAGGGAGATGTTTGTTGCCTGGAATAAAGAG GAGGCAGCAGTGTCAGTTTGCATGGTGATGGATTATGCTCCGGTAGGAGACCTGGCTTTAGTCATTCGGGAAAAGAGGTTGAAAAGTCAAAAAATCAGGGAGATG ATCATCAAGAATTTCTTGGGACAAATGGTGGATGTGCTCGTCTAcatacactccaaaaacatgatTCACGG AAACCTGAAACCGACGAACATCTTGCTGATGGATGATCTCTCCTTTGCAATTTCTGATTTCACCATTCCAACGTTTGTCAAAGATGaggttaaatttaaaataaggatGAAAGACC GTGAAAAGACTTGGATGGCACCAGAGGTGCTGATTAGCAACGTCAACACAAAAAGTGACATTTGGTCCGTAGGGTGCATTTTGCTTGAGATGCTGGTGTGCAGCAAAATGTCT GAAAGCGAGTTCCAGCAGTTGGTTGGGATCGCCAGAATCAACTCCAACAACCTAACCCCGTTCCTGGAGGAATTCGAAACCAAGCTGAAGTACACCAAGAATCTGTGCAGCTTGGTGCAAATAATGATGGAACACAATTACATGAAAAGAGTGTCAGCACT GGAAATGGTGGAGATGCAGTATGTGAGGGAATCACTGGTAATCTGCAATTCCCCTCTGTCTGGAAGGAAGAAGTCACCAACAGGTGTGATGAAAATACCATATGGTGAAGACATCGATGTACTACTAG CGTATatggaaagtgaaattaatgCGGAGGAAGTCCAGAAAGCTGCGCTGAAATACATAGTGTATTTACTATATGATCCTGAGG TCCACATGGCCAGTGCCCGGATCATCCCAGTCCTCATCACTTTGCTGAACGTCCATCCGAAATGCTTGGAAATACAGGCTCAGGTGTGCCAGATTTTCCTTAAATTTGCAATTAAAG CCACGGAGCTCAGTGTGGAGGACAGCATTCTGTATAGTGAGCCTGTGGTCAACGTCGTTCTGTCACTGATGGAGTCACAACGCAAGTCCCTGGAGCTCCAGATGCTCATTTGCAAACTTCTCATGGTGCTGTCAGGAAGCG AATCGACTGGAAAGCTAATCGGACGAGCTAAAGGGGTCCAGTCGATCTTGATAACATTGAGAATGTACATAGATTCCAGCCACATCTGCATCCCCTGCTGTGGAGCCATCTGGAGTCTCGTCACCAACA AAATGAATGCGCGGACGGCACAGATGGAAGGAGCCCTGGAGACCGTATGGCAGGTTCTGGTGAATCATCTTCAGAATGGTGATGTGGTGGAGACGGCCTGCTTAGCTCTGTGGACTCTATCCTTGGAGG agacgctgtctgatgcACAGTTTGAAGATATCACTCTACTCCTGATTGCGGCATTTGAGCTCCATAAACGAAAAGAAAATAGTGTCAGAAACATCTGCCTTTGCCTATCCAGCCTGATTCGATTATCAG AGCTGGTGGCCTTCCGAATCCTGGTGCCGGACATGCAGTATGATGGGCTGAAAGTGCTGGTGCAGAGTTACTACTTCCACCAGAATGACTCTGAAGTGGTGCAGACTATTTGCATGGTGTTTCAGGACATGGCGCAGTATG AGGATGTGTTGCCTTGTCTACTATCTGAAAATATAGACAAGCTACTGAATGAAATCAAAATCAAGTTTGCATCAAATGAGGTGAGTGGAATTCACTGA